In the genome of Microbacterium saperdae, one region contains:
- a CDS encoding TetR/AcrR family transcriptional regulator has protein sequence MPRPPLARERVLDAFEAIVIAEGERAATLEATAKAAGVSKGGLLYHFGSKDELEAGMLERLDALTTADLARMAAAEEGPVAYYVRTSVMEDDALDRALIATTRLAQGGSIPAADMLRHTRGRWAAEIRPHVRDAASLDLVMLLSDGLYFNNSLDVHGPERLVPHREELAALIELVLRATS, from the coding sequence ATGCCCCGACCGCCCCTGGCTCGCGAACGCGTCCTCGACGCCTTCGAAGCCATCGTCATCGCCGAGGGTGAACGCGCGGCCACCCTGGAGGCCACCGCGAAAGCAGCCGGCGTCTCCAAGGGCGGGCTCCTCTACCATTTCGGCTCGAAGGACGAACTCGAAGCGGGGATGCTCGAGCGCCTGGACGCGCTCACCACCGCCGACCTCGCACGCATGGCCGCGGCAGAGGAAGGGCCGGTGGCGTACTACGTCCGCACCTCCGTCATGGAGGATGACGCCCTCGATCGGGCGTTGATCGCGACCACGCGCCTCGCGCAGGGCGGCTCCATCCCCGCCGCAGACATGCTGCGGCACACGCGGGGACGCTGGGCGGCCGAGATCCGCCCCCACGTCCGGGACGCGGCGAGCCTCGACCTCGTGATGCTGCTCAGCGACGGGCTCTACTTCAACAACTCGCTCGACGTGCACGGCCCCGAGCGGTTGGTTCCGCATCGTGAAGAGCTCGCCGCGCTCATCGAACTGGTGCTGCGCGCCACGTCCTGA
- a CDS encoding 3-isopropylmalate dehydrogenase, giving the protein MSRVVKLAVIPGDGIGPEVIAEAEKVLDAVTADSDVRFEKTRFSLGAGRFLETGDTLTDDDLAAITAQDAILLGAVGGTPGDPRLKDANIERGLLLKLRFTLDHYVNLRPSKLFVGAPGPLANPGEIDFVVVREGTEGPYVGNGGAIRVGTPQEVANETSVNTAFGVERVVRHAFQLAARRRQKLTLVHKTNVLVHAGAIWKRVVDEVATEHPEVAVDYLHVDAATIFLVTDPARFDVIVTDNLFGDILTDLAGAVTGGIGLAASGNINPDGTFPSMFEPVHGSAPDIAGQQKADPTAAILSIALLLDHLGFPAEAARVSDAVEADIAGRTGARSTAEIGSAITARL; this is encoded by the coding sequence ATGTCGCGTGTCGTGAAGCTGGCCGTCATCCCCGGAGACGGGATCGGCCCCGAGGTCATCGCTGAGGCGGAGAAGGTGCTCGACGCGGTCACCGCCGACAGCGATGTCCGTTTCGAGAAGACGCGCTTCTCGCTCGGCGCCGGGCGCTTCCTCGAGACCGGCGACACGCTCACCGATGACGACCTCGCCGCCATCACGGCCCAGGATGCGATCCTCCTCGGAGCCGTCGGCGGAACGCCAGGCGACCCCCGCCTGAAGGACGCCAACATCGAGCGCGGTCTGCTGCTGAAGCTGCGGTTCACGCTGGATCACTACGTGAACCTGCGTCCCTCGAAGCTGTTCGTCGGCGCGCCGGGTCCGCTCGCGAACCCCGGTGAGATCGACTTCGTCGTCGTGCGCGAGGGTACCGAGGGCCCGTACGTCGGCAACGGCGGTGCGATCCGCGTGGGAACGCCCCAGGAGGTCGCCAACGAGACCTCTGTGAACACGGCCTTCGGCGTGGAGCGCGTCGTGCGCCACGCGTTCCAGCTTGCCGCGCGCCGCCGCCAGAAGCTGACGCTGGTGCACAAGACCAACGTGCTCGTGCATGCCGGCGCGATCTGGAAGCGCGTCGTCGATGAGGTGGCCACGGAGCACCCCGAGGTCGCGGTCGACTACCTGCACGTGGATGCGGCGACGATCTTCCTCGTCACCGATCCCGCGCGGTTCGACGTGATCGTCACCGACAACCTCTTCGGCGACATCCTGACCGACCTCGCCGGTGCCGTCACGGGCGGCATCGGACTGGCCGCATCCGGGAACATCAATCCGGACGGCACCTTCCCCTCGATGTTCGAGCCGGTCCACGGCTCGGCCCCCGACATCGCGGGGCAGCAGAAGGCGGACCCGACGGCGGCGATCCTCTCGATCGCGCTGCTGCTGGACCACCTCGGATTCCCGGCCGAGGCGGCGCGCGTCAGCGACGCCGTCGAGGCCGACATCGCGGGCCGGACAGGTGCCCGCTCCACCGCGGAGATCGGCTCCGCGATCACTGCCCGCCTCTGA
- a CDS encoding branched-chain amino acid aminotransferase: MTTIDAETAVAPLDFAVTKNLAAATPARVAEVLENPGFGVVFTDHMVDICWSGKGGWHRPRVQPYGPIPLDPAASVLHYAQEIFEGIKAYRHEDGSIHTFRPDRNAARLQASARRLALPELPTEYFIQSLRELVAVDGRWVPSGADQSLYLRPFMFAKEAFLGVRAAQKVAYYVIASPAGAYFSGGVKPVRIWLSEDYARAGKGGTGKAKTGGNYASSLLAQSEASAKGCDQVVFLNENRYVEELGGMNVVFVFKEGRVVTPESDSILEGITRDSLLQLAADRGYTVEKRPISIDEWRSGVASGDIVEVFACGTAAVVTPIGALVGDGFDEPQPLGELALSLREELTDIQYGRREDKHGWLLRLDA; this comes from the coding sequence ATGACGACCATCGACGCTGAGACGGCCGTGGCGCCGCTCGATTTCGCTGTGACCAAGAACCTTGCAGCCGCGACGCCCGCGCGGGTCGCCGAGGTGCTCGAGAACCCGGGCTTCGGCGTCGTGTTCACCGATCACATGGTCGACATCTGCTGGTCCGGGAAGGGCGGATGGCATCGTCCGCGGGTGCAGCCCTACGGCCCGATCCCGCTCGACCCGGCCGCGTCTGTGCTGCACTACGCGCAGGAGATCTTCGAGGGCATCAAGGCCTACCGTCACGAGGACGGCTCGATCCACACGTTCCGTCCCGATCGCAACGCCGCGCGCCTCCAGGCCAGCGCCCGACGTCTGGCGCTGCCGGAGCTGCCGACCGAGTACTTCATCCAGTCCTTGCGCGAACTGGTCGCCGTCGACGGACGCTGGGTTCCGTCCGGAGCCGACCAGAGCCTGTACCTGCGCCCGTTCATGTTCGCCAAGGAGGCGTTCCTCGGCGTCCGCGCGGCGCAGAAGGTCGCGTACTACGTGATCGCCAGCCCCGCCGGTGCCTACTTCTCCGGCGGCGTGAAGCCGGTGCGCATCTGGCTGTCCGAGGACTACGCCCGCGCGGGCAAGGGCGGTACGGGGAAGGCGAAGACCGGCGGCAACTACGCGTCGAGCCTGCTCGCACAGAGCGAGGCGAGCGCGAAGGGCTGCGACCAGGTCGTGTTCCTGAACGAGAACCGCTACGTCGAGGAGCTCGGCGGCATGAACGTCGTCTTCGTCTTCAAGGAAGGCCGTGTGGTCACCCCCGAATCGGACAGCATCCTGGAGGGCATCACGCGCGACTCGCTGCTGCAGCTCGCCGCGGATCGCGGATACACGGTGGAGAAGCGACCGATCTCGATCGATGAGTGGCGTTCCGGTGTCGCCTCGGGCGACATCGTGGAGGTGTTCGCCTGCGGCACCGCCGCGGTCGTCACCCCGATCGGCGCTCTCGTGGGCGACGGGTTCGACGAGCCGCAGCCGCTGGGCGAACTCGCCCTCTCGCTGCGAGAGGAACTGACCGACATCCAATACGGTCGCCGCGAGGACAAGCACGGCTGGCTCCTCCGCCTCGACGCCTGA
- a CDS encoding FAD-binding and (Fe-S)-binding domain-containing protein, translating into MPTTLAEPLDPALLGPSTQVHSRSIDRFARAHDASHYLLIPDAVLSPADAEGVARAFGAVRQAGRTLTFRSGGTSLSGQGVSGDILVDTRSHFRDIHVEDEGATVRVGPGATVRQVNTRLTRYRRKLGPDPASEIACTIGGVVANNSSGMACGITENSYRTIRSLRVVLPSGTILDTGAADANAQLRAAEPALAEGLLALRERLLASPDHVAFLRQQFSMKNTMGYGLNALLDFDDPVRILEHLIIGSEGTLAFVAEATFRTIEVRSAIATGLLVFETLSAAMAALPALTDLGLATIELLDAASLRVAQGLSDVPATIAEIEVRGHAALLVEVHAADAEALTASRAVAQAHFEALPLAVTPKLTTDAAERAALWHVRKGLYTAVAGARPSGTTALLEDIVVPVNRLLVTCERLIELFAEHGYEGSVIFGHAKDGNVHFLLNERFDDADSVARYRRFTDDLVELVLGQQGSLKAEHGTGRIMAPFVRRQYGDELTDMMWEIKRLFDPDLILNPGVVLSDDPDSYLHDLKRVPTVESEVDRCVECGYCEPTCPSKSITLTPRQRIVIRRDMAWAEEQGDTALLQDLQADYDYDGVQTCAVDGMCGVACPVDINTGDLVRRLRAEQSSKIEDTVWDAAAKGWGAVTRVGGTALTFAAAMPAPLVKGVTQVGRAVLGADTVPLYDGGLPRGGTRAPAAQNPADAQAVFFGACIGTMFGAEGHGEGSRDAVRALLDRAGIAVVIPEDTGGMCCGTPWKSKGHLAGYDRMTERVLSSLWAASRQGELPVVCDAASCTEGLHTMLAKSVAEYPEYAALVIEDATTYIAREVLPRVTVSAKLDSVAVHPTCSTTALGATGALTEIAAAVASDVFVPDGWGCCAFAGDRGMLHPELTASATEVESAEVRAADADRGGFDAFVSANRTCEIGMTRATGQPYRHVVEVLEELTRG; encoded by the coding sequence GTGCCGACCACCCTCGCCGAACCCCTGGATCCCGCCCTTCTCGGGCCATCGACTCAGGTGCACTCACGGTCGATCGATCGCTTCGCCCGGGCGCACGATGCCTCGCACTATCTGCTGATCCCCGACGCCGTGCTCTCCCCCGCCGATGCCGAGGGCGTCGCACGGGCCTTCGGAGCAGTGCGTCAGGCCGGTCGCACCCTCACCTTCCGCTCCGGCGGCACCAGCCTCTCCGGCCAGGGCGTCAGCGGAGACATCCTCGTCGACACCCGCAGCCACTTCCGCGACATCCACGTCGAGGACGAGGGGGCGACGGTGCGCGTCGGCCCCGGCGCGACCGTGCGCCAGGTCAACACCCGCCTCACCCGATACCGGCGCAAGCTCGGCCCCGACCCCGCCAGCGAGATCGCCTGCACGATCGGCGGCGTGGTGGCGAACAACTCCAGTGGCATGGCGTGCGGCATCACCGAGAACTCCTATCGGACCATCCGCTCGCTGCGCGTGGTGCTCCCCAGCGGAACGATCCTCGACACCGGTGCTGCCGACGCGAACGCCCAGTTGCGCGCGGCCGAGCCCGCCCTCGCCGAGGGGCTGCTCGCGCTGCGTGAGCGGCTGCTGGCATCACCCGATCATGTGGCCTTCCTGCGCCAGCAGTTCTCCATGAAGAACACGATGGGATACGGCCTCAACGCGCTGCTCGACTTCGACGATCCGGTGCGCATCCTCGAGCACCTGATCATCGGCTCCGAGGGCACGCTCGCCTTCGTGGCCGAGGCGACATTCCGCACGATCGAGGTACGCTCCGCCATCGCGACCGGACTGCTCGTGTTCGAGACGCTCTCCGCCGCCATGGCAGCTCTGCCCGCACTGACCGATCTCGGACTCGCGACGATCGAGCTGCTCGATGCCGCCTCCCTCCGCGTCGCCCAAGGGCTGAGCGACGTTCCCGCGACCATCGCCGAGATCGAGGTCCGAGGTCACGCCGCACTCCTCGTCGAGGTGCACGCCGCGGATGCCGAAGCGCTGACCGCCTCCCGCGCGGTTGCTCAGGCGCACTTCGAGGCCCTGCCGCTCGCCGTGACGCCGAAGCTCACCACCGATGCCGCCGAGCGCGCCGCCCTCTGGCATGTGCGCAAGGGCCTCTACACGGCGGTCGCCGGCGCGCGCCCCTCCGGCACCACCGCTCTCCTCGAGGACATCGTGGTGCCCGTCAATCGGCTGCTGGTCACCTGCGAGCGGCTGATCGAGCTGTTCGCGGAACACGGGTACGAGGGCTCCGTCATCTTCGGCCATGCCAAAGACGGCAACGTGCACTTCCTGCTGAACGAGCGCTTCGACGACGCCGACAGCGTCGCTCGCTATCGGCGCTTCACGGACGACCTCGTCGAGCTGGTACTCGGCCAGCAGGGCTCGTTGAAGGCCGAGCACGGGACCGGCCGGATCATGGCGCCGTTCGTCCGCCGACAGTACGGCGATGAGCTGACCGACATGATGTGGGAGATCAAGCGCCTCTTCGATCCCGATCTGATCCTCAACCCGGGCGTGGTGCTCTCCGACGACCCCGACTCCTATCTGCACGATCTCAAGCGTGTGCCCACAGTGGAGAGTGAAGTCGACCGCTGCGTCGAGTGCGGGTACTGCGAGCCGACCTGTCCGAGCAAGAGCATCACCCTCACGCCGCGCCAGCGCATCGTGATCCGGCGCGACATGGCCTGGGCCGAGGAACAGGGCGATACGGCACTGCTGCAGGATCTGCAGGCGGACTACGACTACGACGGCGTGCAGACGTGCGCCGTCGACGGCATGTGCGGCGTGGCCTGTCCCGTCGACATCAACACCGGCGACCTGGTGCGACGTCTGCGCGCCGAGCAGTCGTCGAAGATCGAGGACACGGTGTGGGATGCCGCAGCGAAGGGATGGGGGGCCGTGACGCGCGTCGGCGGCACTGCGCTGACTTTCGCCGCCGCGATGCCCGCCCCCCTCGTGAAGGGTGTCACGCAGGTCGGCCGCGCCGTCCTCGGCGCGGACACCGTGCCGCTCTACGACGGCGGACTCCCGCGCGGCGGCACCAGAGCACCGGCGGCGCAGAACCCTGCCGATGCACAAGCGGTGTTCTTCGGCGCCTGCATCGGCACCATGTTCGGAGCTGAGGGCCATGGCGAAGGCTCGCGCGACGCGGTGCGCGCGCTGCTCGACCGCGCCGGGATCGCCGTGGTGATCCCCGAAGACACCGGCGGGATGTGCTGCGGCACCCCGTGGAAGTCGAAGGGCCACCTCGCCGGCTACGACCGGATGACGGAGCGCGTGCTCTCATCCCTGTGGGCGGCCAGTCGACAGGGCGAGCTCCCGGTCGTGTGCGACGCGGCCTCCTGCACCGAGGGCCTGCACACCATGCTCGCGAAGTCCGTGGCCGAGTATCCGGAGTACGCCGCGCTCGTGATCGAGGACGCGACGACCTACATCGCCAGGGAGGTGCTCCCCCGCGTGACCGTGTCGGCCAAGCTCGACAGCGTCGCTGTGCATCCGACCTGCTCGACGACCGCGCTGGGAGCGACCGGTGCGCTCACGGAGATCGCTGCGGCCGTGGCATCCGATGTGTTCGTGCCGGACGGCTGGGGATGCTGCGCGTTCGCGGGCGACCGCGGCATGCTGCACCCTGAGCTCACCGCCAGTGCGACCGAGGTCGAATCGGCAGAGGTCCGCGCCGCGGATGCCGATCGAGGCGGCTTCGACGCGTTCGTCTCGGCGAACCGCACCTGCGAGATCGGCATGACCCGCGCGACCGGCCAGCCCTATCGCCACGTGGTCGAGGTTCTCGAGGAGCTCACGCGGGGCTGA
- the serA gene encoding phosphoglycerate dehydrogenase, with translation MPKPVVLIAEVLSPATIEALGPDFDVRDVDGTDREALFAALSDADAVLVRSATRIDEEALTHAPKLKVVARAGVGLDNVDIKAATAAGVMVVNAPTSNIVSAAELTVGHILSLARRIPAAHASLSAGQWKRSSFTGAELFEKTVGIVGLGRIGALVAARLAAFDMRVVAYDPYVTSARAQQLGVQLLSLDELVAESDFLTIHMPKTPETTGMIGAEQFKAMKPTAFVVNVARGGLIDEVALHEALVAGEIAGAGLDVFTSEPPAEGGTARPLLDLPNVVVTPHLGASTEEAQEKAGVSVARSVRLALGGDLVPDAVNVAGGVIDPYVRPGISLVEKLGQIFAALATSPLTSLDVEVHGELNEYDVSVLKLAALKGVFTNIVSETVSYVNAPLLAEQRGIAVRLLKDDVSDEYRNVITLSGALSDGSQLSVSGTLTGPKQAEKLVGINDHTLELPIEKHHVVMLYTDRPGIVAVYGQKFGEAGINIAGMQIARQAAGAQALSVLTLDSPVSEELLEDVSAAIDADLFRQIELTEV, from the coding sequence GTGCCGAAGCCCGTCGTCCTCATCGCCGAAGTTCTCTCTCCCGCCACGATCGAGGCTCTGGGCCCCGATTTCGACGTCCGTGACGTCGACGGCACCGACCGTGAGGCGCTCTTCGCCGCGCTGTCCGACGCGGATGCGGTGCTGGTCCGATCCGCGACGCGCATCGACGAGGAGGCGCTGACGCACGCGCCGAAGCTCAAGGTCGTCGCCCGCGCCGGCGTCGGCCTCGACAACGTCGACATCAAGGCCGCGACCGCGGCGGGTGTCATGGTCGTCAACGCGCCGACCTCGAACATCGTCTCGGCCGCCGAGCTCACGGTCGGACACATCCTGAGCCTCGCACGCCGCATCCCCGCCGCGCACGCCTCGCTGTCCGCAGGACAGTGGAAGCGCAGCTCCTTCACCGGTGCCGAGCTCTTCGAGAAGACCGTCGGCATCGTCGGCCTCGGACGGATCGGCGCCCTCGTCGCGGCACGTCTCGCGGCGTTCGACATGCGCGTCGTGGCGTACGACCCCTACGTCACGTCGGCGCGCGCGCAGCAGCTCGGCGTGCAGCTCCTCTCACTCGACGAGCTGGTCGCCGAATCGGACTTCCTCACCATCCACATGCCCAAGACGCCCGAGACGACGGGGATGATCGGCGCGGAGCAGTTCAAGGCCATGAAGCCGACCGCGTTCGTGGTGAACGTCGCCCGTGGTGGCCTGATCGACGAGGTCGCCCTGCATGAGGCGCTGGTCGCCGGCGAGATCGCCGGTGCCGGTCTCGATGTCTTCACCTCGGAGCCGCCGGCCGAGGGCGGCACGGCCCGCCCGCTGCTCGACCTGCCGAACGTGGTCGTGACGCCGCACCTCGGCGCGAGTACGGAAGAGGCCCAGGAGAAGGCCGGCGTCTCGGTCGCGCGGTCCGTGCGTCTGGCCCTCGGGGGCGACCTGGTGCCGGATGCGGTCAACGTCGCCGGTGGTGTCATCGACCCCTACGTGCGCCCCGGCATCTCGCTGGTCGAGAAGCTCGGTCAGATCTTCGCCGCGCTGGCGACGTCGCCGCTCACGAGCCTCGACGTCGAGGTGCACGGCGAGCTGAACGAGTACGACGTCAGCGTGCTCAAGCTCGCGGCGCTCAAGGGCGTGTTCACGAACATCGTCAGCGAAACCGTGTCGTACGTCAATGCGCCGCTGCTCGCCGAGCAGCGCGGGATCGCGGTGCGTCTGCTCAAGGACGATGTGAGCGACGAGTACCGCAACGTCATCACGCTCAGCGGTGCACTGTCCGACGGTTCGCAACTCTCCGTGTCCGGCACGCTCACGGGTCCGAAGCAGGCAGAGAAGCTGGTCGGGATCAACGACCACACGCTCGAGCTGCCGATCGAGAAGCACCACGTCGTGATGCTCTACACCGACCGCCCCGGAATCGTGGCCGTGTACGGCCAGAAGTTCGGCGAGGCGGGGATCAACATCGCCGGTATGCAGATCGCGCGTCAGGCCGCGGGTGCGCAGGCGCTGAGCGTCCTCACGCTCGACTCGCCGGTGTCGGAGGAGCTGCTGGAAGACGTCAGCGCCGCGATCGACGCCGACCTGTTCCGTCAGATCGAGCTCACCGAGGTCTGA
- the ilvC gene encoding ketol-acid reductoisomerase has translation MSTEIFYDADADLSLIQGKKVAIVGYGSQGHAHAQNLRDSGVEVAIALKEGSKSAAKAEEAGFPVKTVAEATEWADVIMILAPDQHQRTIYSESIAPNLTAGKTLAFAHGFNIRFGYIDAPEGVDVILVAPKAPGHTVRREFVAGRGIPDIIAVERDASGKAWDLALSYAKAIGGTRAGVIKTTFTEETETDLFGEQAVLCGGVSHLVQAGFETLTEAGYQPQIAYFEVLHELKLIVDLMWEGGIAKQRWSISDTAEFGDYVSGPRVIDARVKESMQGVLADIQSGAFAKRFIDDQDNGAEEFLALRAKEEQHPIEVTGKELRSLFAWKQQDEDYIDGSAAR, from the coding sequence GTGAGCACCGAGATCTTCTACGACGCCGACGCCGACCTGTCCCTGATCCAGGGCAAGAAGGTCGCGATCGTCGGTTACGGTTCGCAGGGTCACGCCCACGCGCAGAACCTGCGCGACTCGGGTGTCGAGGTCGCCATCGCGCTCAAGGAGGGCTCCAAGTCCGCCGCGAAGGCCGAAGAGGCCGGCTTCCCCGTCAAGACCGTCGCCGAGGCGACCGAGTGGGCCGACGTCATCATGATCCTCGCGCCGGACCAGCACCAGCGCACGATCTACAGCGAGTCCATCGCCCCGAACCTGACCGCCGGCAAGACCCTGGCGTTCGCGCACGGCTTCAACATCCGCTTCGGCTACATCGACGCCCCGGAGGGGGTCGACGTGATCCTCGTTGCCCCGAAGGCTCCGGGTCACACCGTCCGTCGCGAGTTCGTCGCCGGTCGCGGCATCCCGGACATCATCGCCGTCGAGCGTGACGCATCGGGCAAGGCCTGGGACCTCGCGCTCTCGTACGCGAAGGCCATCGGCGGTACCCGCGCCGGTGTCATCAAGACGACCTTCACGGAAGAGACCGAGACCGACCTGTTCGGCGAGCAGGCCGTGCTCTGCGGTGGCGTGAGCCACCTCGTGCAGGCCGGTTTCGAGACGCTGACCGAGGCGGGCTACCAGCCGCAGATCGCGTACTTCGAGGTGCTGCACGAGCTCAAGCTGATCGTCGACCTGATGTGGGAGGGCGGCATCGCCAAGCAGCGCTGGTCGATCTCCGACACCGCCGAGTTCGGCGACTACGTCTCGGGCCCGCGCGTCATCGACGCACGCGTCAAGGAGAGCATGCAGGGCGTGCTCGCCGACATCCAGTCGGGTGCGTTCGCGAAGCGCTTCATCGACGACCAGGACAACGGTGCCGAGGAGTTCCTCGCGCTGCGCGCCAAGGAAGAGCAGCACCCGATCGAGGTGACCGGCAAGGAGCTGCGTTCGCTCTTCGCGTGGAAGCAGCAGGACGAGGACTACATCGACGGTTCGGCTGCACGCTGA
- a CDS encoding MFS transporter has translation MTRTASIPTTETDAPRVGARGWAALVVLMLPVLLVSVDNTVLSFALPEISIALAPSGAEQLWIIDVYPLVLAGLLVTMGTLGDRFGRRKMLLIGATGFAAVSALAAFAPTAALLIAARALLGFFGAMLMPSTLSLLRSIFQNRDQRRMAIAVWASAFSAGSALGPIVGGFLLEHFAWGSVFLIAVPVLIPLLIAAPLLVPESRDPNPGRIDLISIVLSMAAMIPVVYAIKSLAVDGPSVMAAGWALLGLVMGYLFVRRQLRAEIPMLDMALFRRGSFSGAILVNLLSVVALVGFLYFVSQHLQLVLGLSPMTAGLALVPGMLAMIVAGLTVVPISRRVPPHVVVPAGLAFSVAGYLIVAFTTHEHGVAPLVIAFVVLGIGIGAAETISNELILSSAPAAKAGAASAVSETAYELGAVLGTAILGGLITAFYRGALVLPEGLPAEVAHAAKETLAGAYTAAHELPGALGDALWDAAAAAFGSGVMVTSLIGAGLVVVAGVIAGVTLRTRTSH, from the coding sequence ATGACCCGTACTGCGTCGATCCCGACGACAGAGACGGATGCTCCCCGTGTCGGAGCCCGGGGCTGGGCGGCGCTGGTCGTCCTCATGCTGCCGGTGCTCCTGGTATCGGTGGACAATACGGTGCTGAGCTTCGCGCTCCCCGAGATCTCCATCGCCCTCGCGCCCTCGGGCGCCGAGCAGCTGTGGATCATCGACGTCTATCCGCTGGTCCTCGCCGGACTCCTGGTGACGATGGGGACGCTCGGCGACCGCTTCGGCCGCAGGAAGATGCTCCTGATCGGAGCGACCGGGTTCGCGGCGGTCTCCGCCCTCGCGGCTTTCGCGCCGACGGCGGCCCTGCTGATCGCGGCCCGCGCGCTGCTTGGCTTCTTCGGTGCGATGCTGATGCCGTCGACCCTCTCTCTGCTGCGCTCGATCTTCCAGAACCGTGACCAGCGCCGGATGGCGATCGCCGTCTGGGCGTCGGCGTTCTCCGCAGGCTCGGCGCTCGGCCCGATCGTCGGAGGTTTCCTCCTCGAGCACTTCGCGTGGGGGTCGGTGTTCCTCATCGCCGTCCCCGTCCTGATCCCGCTGCTGATCGCGGCACCCCTGCTGGTGCCGGAGAGCCGCGACCCGAACCCGGGCCGGATCGACCTGATCAGCATCGTGCTCTCGATGGCGGCGATGATCCCCGTGGTCTACGCGATCAAGTCGCTCGCGGTCGACGGCCCCAGTGTGATGGCCGCCGGATGGGCGTTGCTGGGCCTCGTGATGGGATATCTGTTCGTGCGACGCCAGCTGCGTGCCGAGATACCGATGCTCGACATGGCGCTGTTCCGCCGGGGGTCGTTCTCCGGGGCGATCCTGGTGAACCTGCTGAGCGTCGTCGCGCTGGTCGGCTTCCTCTACTTCGTGTCGCAGCACCTGCAGCTCGTGCTCGGCCTCTCGCCGATGACGGCGGGTCTGGCTCTCGTGCCGGGCATGCTCGCGATGATCGTCGCCGGTCTCACCGTCGTACCGATCTCGCGTCGTGTGCCGCCGCATGTGGTGGTGCCCGCAGGGCTCGCCTTCTCCGTGGCGGGCTACCTGATCGTGGCTTTCACGACGCACGAGCACGGCGTCGCCCCCCTGGTGATCGCGTTCGTCGTGCTCGGCATCGGCATCGGTGCCGCGGAGACGATCTCGAACGAGCTCATCCTCTCGAGTGCGCCGGCGGCGAAGGCCGGCGCGGCCAGTGCCGTCTCCGAGACCGCCTATGAACTCGGAGCCGTTCTCGGCACCGCGATCCTGGGTGGACTCATCACGGCCTTCTATCGCGGGGCACTCGTGCTGCCCGAGGGGCTTCCCGCCGAAGTGGCGCACGCCGCCAAGGAGACGCTGGCCGGTGCGTACACTGCTGCGCACGAGTTGCCGGGAGCTCTCGGCGATGCGCTCTGGGACGCGGCAGCCGCCGCGTTCGGCTCCGGCGTGATGGTGACCTCGTTGATCGGCGCCGGACTCGTCGTCGTCGCCGGTGTGATCGCGGGCGTCACACTGCGCACGCGCACCTCGCACTGA
- a CDS encoding GntR family transcriptional regulator → MTTTEAALGIVGVVDAVTAQLRERILSGEIRSGAPLTEAAVSQMFGVARPSAKAAIEQLVASGLLERTAHRSARVVGIDPETVRDVYRTRTRLESAALRELAARRAVPAAAIAANAEILAMEPGPDPATVDPDLRFHTALIDALHSERTGRMYRSVLDEVRLCMAQVQGRRLLDASAIAAQHAEILDAVASGDGQRAAQLLDAHLSSAEERLVEALGAE, encoded by the coding sequence ATGACGACCACAGAAGCCGCCCTCGGCATCGTCGGCGTGGTGGATGCCGTGACGGCGCAGCTGCGCGAGCGGATCCTGAGCGGTGAGATCCGCTCCGGCGCTCCGCTCACCGAAGCGGCGGTGTCGCAGATGTTCGGTGTGGCCAGGCCCAGCGCGAAGGCCGCGATCGAGCAGCTCGTCGCGTCGGGGCTTCTGGAGCGCACGGCGCATCGGAGCGCGAGAGTGGTCGGCATCGATCCTGAGACGGTGCGCGACGTCTATCGGACGCGGACGCGCCTGGAGAGCGCGGCGCTGCGCGAGCTCGCCGCGCGACGGGCCGTCCCCGCTGCGGCGATCGCCGCGAACGCCGAGATCCTCGCCATGGAGCCAGGGCCGGATCCTGCGACGGTCGACCCTGACCTGCGCTTCCACACCGCCCTCATCGATGCCCTCCACAGTGAGCGCACAGGGCGGATGTATCGCAGCGTCCTCGACGAGGTGCGGCTGTGCATGGCCCAGGTCCAAGGGCGAAGGCTGCTGGACGCCTCTGCGATCGCCGCGCAGCATGCCGAGATCCTCGACGCCGTGGCTTCGGGGGACGGTCAGCGCGCCGCCCAGCTGCTGGATGCGCATCTCTCCTCCGCGGAGGAGAGACTCGTCGAGGCGCTCGGCGCCGAGTAG